A single region of the Sus scrofa isolate TJ Tabasco breed Duroc chromosome 16, Sscrofa11.1, whole genome shotgun sequence genome encodes:
- the C16H5orf38 gene encoding protein CEI isoform X2, giving the protein MARAPLFAARRSAQVTAHGTPVSGPGATAKWKRCGTEARVLLGGACAALASTFLGPSSPQHGARLPAWPRVWSPAPPPDMSPRDPDPGCFPGELPGGPGALGRMIVTGQTAETSPSLGRDEKATGWWDGRRSWQHRWLSGRCVWNKSAWTCRFPGGQALGKGKIAGLPSQSFPGSGGGAGQGALHTRGQSWGSRPAGRQAGRAVARPEVVRAGGEGALWLAAATSSPQRRPWPPMGGGRSGPASPLVGLNRGRTVPRQHFNKT; this is encoded by the exons ATGGCCCGTGCCCCCCTCTTCGCCGCGAGGAGGTCGGCCCAGGTGACTGCGCACGGGACACCAGTGTCCGGGCCGGGAGCCACGGCGAAGTGGAAGCGGTGTGGCACCGAGGCCCGTGTCCTCCTGGGGGGGGCGTGCGCGGCTCTCGCTTCCACCTTCCTCGGTCCGTCCAGCCCGCAGCACGGCGCAAGGCTCCCTGCGTGGCCGCGCGTTTGGTCGCCTGCCCCGCCGCCCGACATGTCCCCGCGGGACCCGGATCCGGGGTGCTTTCCTGGCGAACTGCCAGGAGGGCCCGGAG CACTCGGGCGAATGATTGTCACCGGACAGACCGCTGAAACCTCGCCGTCACTCGGAAGGGACGAGAAAGCGACAGGCTGGTGGGACGGCCGGCGCAGTTGGCAGCACAGGTGGCTCAG TGGCCGATGCGTTTGGAACAAGTCGGCGTGGACATGCAGGTTTCCTGGAGGCCAAGCTCTGGGAAAGGGCAAAATCGCGGGCTTGCCGTCCCAGTCCTTCCCGGGAAGCGGCGGTGGCGCGGGCCAAGGCGCCCTCCACACGCGCGGCCAGTCCTGGGGTTCCCGGCCggcgggcaggcaggcaggccgaGCAGTGGCGCGGCCCGAAGTCGTGCGCGCGGGCGGCGAGGGGGCGCTGTGGCTCGCGGCTGCCACCTCGTCCCCGCAGCGGCGGCCCTGGCCACCGATGGGCGGCGGGCGCTCCGGCCCTGCCTCCCCCCTCGTGGGCTTAAATCGGGGAAGGACAGTACCGCGGCAGCATTTCAATAAAACCTGA
- the C16H5orf38 gene encoding protein CEI isoform X1, producing the protein MARAPLFAARRSAQVTAHGTPVSGPGATAKWKRCGTEARVLLGGACAALASTFLGPSSPQHGARLPAWPRVWSPAPPPDMSPRDPDPGCFPGELPGGPGALGRMIVTGQTAETSPSLGRDEKATGWWDGRRSWQHRWLRSKGPIVNCSAGLEQTHPPWAAGALLLVGRVQIKVGLVFLKKKNQSKEQSASIGTRRGAPRAAACKGAQDSLELRLRSPRGALGCARAPRPPISGSRDLDASLKGEEGVQGLWITWWPMRLEQVGVDMQVSWRPSSGKGQNRGLAVPVLPGKRRWRGPRRPPHARPVLGFPAGGQAGRPSSGAARSRARGRRGGAVARGCHLVPAAAALATDGRRALRPCLPPRGLKSGKDSTAAAFQ; encoded by the exons ATGGCCCGTGCCCCCCTCTTCGCCGCGAGGAGGTCGGCCCAGGTGACTGCGCACGGGACACCAGTGTCCGGGCCGGGAGCCACGGCGAAGTGGAAGCGGTGTGGCACCGAGGCCCGTGTCCTCCTGGGGGGGGCGTGCGCGGCTCTCGCTTCCACCTTCCTCGGTCCGTCCAGCCCGCAGCACGGCGCAAGGCTCCCTGCGTGGCCGCGCGTTTGGTCGCCTGCCCCGCCGCCCGACATGTCCCCGCGGGACCCGGATCCGGGGTGCTTTCCTGGCGAACTGCCAGGAGGGCCCGGAG CACTCGGGCGAATGATTGTCACCGGACAGACCGCTGAAACCTCGCCGTCACTCGGAAGGGACGAGAAAGCGACAGGCTGGTGGGACGGCCGGCGCAGTTGGCAGCACAGGTGGCTCAG GTCCAAGGGACCCATTGTAAACTGCAGCGCAGGGCTTGAGCAGACCCATCCGCCTTGGGCCGCAGGCGCCTTGCTCCTGGTGGGTCGGGTCCAG ATTAAAGTTGGCTTggtcttcttaaaaaaaaaaaatcagtcgaAAGAGCAGTCTGCAAGCATCGGGACGCGACGCGGTGCTCCGCGCGCGGCCGCCTGCAAGGGTGCCCAGGATTCGTTGGAACTGCGTCTCCGTTCACCGCGGGGAGCGCTCGGCTGTGCCCGGGCCCCACGGCCGCCTATCTCAGGCAGCAGGGACCTAGATGCTTCGCTCAAGGGCGAGGAGGGTGTTCAAGGCCTCTGGATCACCTGG TGGCCGATGCGTTTGGAACAAGTCGGCGTGGACATGCAGGTTTCCTGGAGGCCAAGCTCTGGGAAAGGGCAAAATCGCGGGCTTGCCGTCCCAGTCCTTCCCGGGAAGCGGCGGTGGCGCGGGCCAAGGCGCCCTCCACACGCGCGGCCAGTCCTGGGGTTCCCGGCCggcgggcaggcaggcaggccgaGCAGTGGCGCGGCCCGAAGTCGTGCGCGCGGGCGGCGAGGGGGCGCTGTGGCTCGCGGCTGCCACCTCGTCCCCGCAGCGGCGGCCCTGGCCACCGATGGGCGGCGGGCGCTCCGGCCCTGCCTCCCCCCTCGTGGGCTTAAATCGGGGAAGGACAGTACCGCGGCAGCATTTCAATAA